The genomic segment TGTATAACAATCGCATAAGAAATTACATATCCGGTAATATCGGTTGTTTCCGTGTCAAATCCCCCTATTTTTTTTATTTTATTTTCTTTTGGGGTTTTTTTTAAATCATTTATATAATATCTTAAAAAATCTTTACTTGAAAATGCTTTTTGTCTTGGAAACGGTTTGAAACGCTCCATTTTATTTTCTTCTTCTAAAACGACTGAAATTAAATAATCATTGTAATTTCTAAAAATTACATTTTCTTTTATATCTTCTCTTAGGCATTTTATTAAATATGTCTTATCATTTTTTAATTTCTCATATGCTTTTTTTCTTGTTTCTTTATTAAATACACTGGCCTTTCTTAAAGTCTCTGTTTTTGGAGGCAGATTCAAATTTATCCTTTTTTATAAAATTATAACATTTTCTACTTACCACTCAACATTCACCATTTTCACTTTTTTAAGATATAATTACATATAAAAAAGGTTTTTTATGCCAAAAAGAGAAGATATCCATTCAATCCTTCTGATAGGCTCCGGTCCGATTGTCATTGGTCAGGCTTGTGAGTTTGACTATTCGGGCGTTCAAGCGGCAAAAACTCTCAAATCTCTTGGTTACAGGGTCGTTCTTGTTAATTCAAACCCTGCTACAATAATGACTGATCCTGAATTTGCAGATGCCACATATATTGAACCGATTATCCCCGAAGTAGTGGCAAAAATTATTGAAAAAGAAAATATTGATGCAATTCTTCCTACAATGGGGGGTCAGACTGCCCTTAATGTTGCTATGCAAATGTACGAAAGGGGAATGCTTGAGGGGGTTGAATTTTTAGGCGCTAACCCGGAAGCAATTAAAAAAGGCGAAGACAGACAGGCTTTCAAAGAAGCGATGCTGAAAATTGGTATGGATTTGCCTAAAAGCAGATACGCCTATTCCCTTGAAGAAGCCGAACAGGCTGCAAAAGAAATAGGATTTCCGATTATAATAAGGGCAAGTTATACGCTTGGAGGGCTTGGAAGCGGTGTTGCTTACAATATGGAGGAATTTAAAAAACTTGCCAAATTCGGTTTGGAGGCAAGTCCTATAGGGGAGATTTTAATAGAAGAATCTCTTCTTGGATGGAAAGAATATGAGATGGAGGTTATCCGCGACAGAAACGATAACTGCATAATAGTGTGTTCTATTGAAAATATCGATCCGATGGGTGTTCATACAGGGGATTCCATTACTGTTGCCCCGGCTCTTACACTCACTGATAAAGAATATCAGAAAATGAGGGATGCATCTTTTGCAATACTTCGTGAAATAGGCGTTGATACCGGAGGTAGCAACGTTCAGTTTGCCGTAAATCCGGATACCGGCAGAATGATAGTAATAGAAATGAATCCCAGGGTAAGTAGAAGTTCCGCACTTGCAAGTAAGGCGACAGGTTATCCTATTGCGAAAGTCGCAACGCTTCTTGCGCTCGGATATACATTAGACGAAATTAAAAACGATATTACAGGAACTGCCGCAAGTTTTGAGCCTACAATAGATTATATTGTCACAAAAATACCACGTTTTACATTTGAAAAATTTCCTCAGGCCGATTCAACACTTACGACTTCTATGAAAAGTGTCGGGGAAGTAATGGCGATAGGAAGGACATTTAAAGAATCATTGCAAAAGGCGATTTATTCTCTTGAAACAGGTCTTGACGGATTTGAAAAAATTGACTGCGGCGAAGATGAGCTGATTAAAAACATAAGAATTCCAAATGATAAAAGGCTTTTATATATCGGTGAGGCTTTCAGAAGAGAAAAAAGTGTTGAGGAAATTTATGAAATTTGTAAAATAGACAGATGGTTTTTAAATCAGATAAAAGAAATAATCGAACTTGAAAAAGAGATAACTCTTGATATTTTAGAAAATGAAACTCTGCTAAGACGTGCCAAAACATACGGGTTCAGTGATACAATGCTGGCTAAATTAATAAACAAAAGTGAAGAAGATGTATATAAAGCAAGAAAAAAATTCGGAATTGAAATCGATTATAACGAAGTGGACACATGTGCGGCGGAATTTGACACAACTACAAGTTATTTATATTCAAGCGTAAATGTTACAAAAAACGTGCCGCCAAGAAAACCGGATTTTGATGATAAAAAAGTGTTAATCCTTGGAGGCGGTCCAAACAGAATAGGTCAGGGAATTGAATTTGACTACTGCTGTGTTCATGCAGCATTTGCCCTTAATGATTTGAGTGTCAAAACTATTATGTATAACTGCAACCCGGAAACTGTTTCAACAGATTATGACACAAGCGATGTATTGTATTTTGAACCTATTACGTTTGAAAGGGTCAGAAATGTGGTTGAACTTGAAAATCCACACGGCGTAATTGTTCAGTTTGGCGGTCAGACTCCTCTTAAACTTGCAAAACCTTTAACTAAAATAAATGCAAAAATAATAGGAACTTCCGCTGAGGTTATAGATACGGCGGAAGATAGGGAAAAATTTGCCGAATTTATTAACACTCTTGGATTAAATCAGCCTCAAAACGGCACCGCCTTTAAAAAAGAAGAGGCTTTTAAAATTGCAAATACAATAGGATATCCGGTACTTGTAAGACCGAGTTACGTTCTTGGTGGCAGGGCTATGAGAATTGTCTATAATGATGATGAACTTAATGAATATATGAGCGAAGCCGTAAAAGTAAGCGAAGATTCCCCGGTGCTTATAGATAAGTTTCTTGACAGGGCAATTGAACTTGATGTAGATGCAATTAGCGACACAAAAGATGTATATATCGGCGGGATAATGCAGCATATTGAAGAGGCAGGCATTCACAGCGGAGACAGCGCCTGTTCTTTACCTACTGTAAGTATAAGCGAGGAAAAAATAAAAGAAATAGAAAACGCCACAAAAAAGATAGCTCTAAAACTTGGAGTAAAAGGACTTTTAAATATCCAATATGCTCTGCATCGTGATAAACTATATTTGATTGAGGTAAATCCAAGAGCAAGCCGAACTGTACCTTTTGTATCCAAAGCCACAGGACTTCCTCTTGCAAAAGTCGCAACAAGGGTTATGTGGAATTTGGCATATAATCCTGAAATCAATAACGGGAAAGTTTTATTGGAAGCGCTTAATTTTTATGACAAATTTAATGTCGTAACATTTGACAGTAATGTGTATAAACCGAAAATTCATTCTCACATTGCGGTAAAAGAAGCGGTTTTTCCTTTTAATAAACTTACGGGGGCCGATTTAATATTAGGGCCTGAAATGAAATCAACCGGGGAGGTTATGGGAATAAGCTCAAGTTTTGGAGAGAGCTTTGCTAAATCTCAGCTTGCGGTTAAATTCAATCTGCCTAAAAACGGAAAAGTTTTTGTTTCCTTAACCGATTTGGATAAGGAATTTGCCCCTAAACTGGCCAGAAGCTTAAAAAATCTCGGATTTGACATTGTAGCCACAAGCGGAACATACAAAAAAATCAAAGATGCGGGAATTGAAGTTACAAAAGTTTTGAAAATAAGCGAAGGAAGACCGAATATTGTAGATATGATTAAAAACGAAGAAATAGTTCTTGTTATAAATACAAGCGACAATAAAGCAAGCAAAGACGACGCCAAAATCATAAGACGTGAAGTTTTAAACCAGGGAGTTCCGTATTTTACAACCATTGCAGCGGCATTCGCAGCCGTTGAGGCGATTGAATTTTTACAGACAAACGATATAAAAGTGGAATCTCTTCAAAATTATTTTAAAAAATAAAATAATGAGTAAAAAAATTTCACAACTGGAAAGTTTTGACAAACCTCGGGAAAAATTGCTTTCGAAAGGACCGGGTTTTTTAAAAGATTATGAACTGGTTGCTATAATCCTCGGCAGCGGAGTTAAAGGGAAAGATGTTATTAAACTTTCCCGTGAAATTGTTAAATTACTAAAAAACGATTTTAATTCGCTTACGGTTGAGAAATTAATGAATATCAGAGGACTCGGCATGGCAAAGGCCTCCACCATTATAAGTGCCATAGAACTTTCAAAACGCTATCTCATCAAGCAAAACAAAAAAATAACTTCTTCAAAAGACGTTTATGACGAGCTAAAAGAATACCGCAATAAAAAACAGGAATATTTTATAGCTATCTATCTTGACGGAGCAAATCATATCTGTTTTAAACGTGTTATTACAATAGGCACGCTAAATCAAAGCCTTGTGCACCCGAGAGAAGTATTTGCCCCCGCAATTGAACACAGGTGTGCGGGTGTAATCGTTGCCCATAATCATCCATCAGGGCAGTTGGAAGCGAGCGGGGCTGATATTTCGGTTACCAAAAGATTAAAAGAGAGCGGCAGACTGCTTGGAATTGAATTAATTGATCATCTTATTTTTACTCAAAATGGATTTTTAAGTTTTATTGAAGAGGAGATGTTATAACAATTCCCCTATACCTTTAAATTTTTCCACAAATGCGGATATTTTTTCAAACACATTTCTTTTTTTAGTAAGATATTCTGGGTTCAAAGGACTCATTTTAGGGAGTATTTCATTAAGTTCCGTTCCGTTTTCGCTTGCGTATTTTCTCTTTAGTGAAATATTAATATAGCGTTTAGCTGCTTCGGCGTTTAGATTTTCTTCATTTATTAAATTTTTGGCTTCTTCTTTTTGTTTTTGCTGGGCGAATTTGAAAAACGATTCTATAATTTCACTTTTATCTTTGAAACTGTTTAAATCGCTTTTATTTATAAATTCCACTATTAAGCCTTCTTTTGCACGGTTGCCGAGGCTTGCTCTTATAACGCGTTTAATTTCGTCTATAAGGGCGGATTTGTTTTTTTGGAGTTTATGTTTTTCAAAAATAAGCTCAAGTATATAATCGAGATTTATCTCCTGGGATTTTAATAAATCTATCTCGAATTCCACATCGTCCCAGTTTATATCTGATTTTTCTGCGTTTTTTCCGTTTTTTTGCACTCTTATCCAATCTCTTATATCATTGTATGTCGATTTATAATCCTGAATTTCTCTTTCGGGGAGTAAATGTATATTTTGAAGAGTTTTTATATCCTCATTGTTTAATCCGTATTCAATTTTTACGTTTTCAAGTGCGTTTTTATCGTTTTTATCTATATTTTGTAGTTGTTTAAGCGCAATAAATTCATCATAATTTTGAAGTATGTTTTCAAGTTTTAAATATTCTCCGAAAAGTTTAACAAATTCTTTTTTGTCGCTCTCTTTTTCAATTTCAGTAGGGTTTGGAAATTTTTGTTTTAGGCTTTTTACAATTTCTAAAAAACCTTTTTGTATTTTTCCGTTTTCTTCAAAACCTTCGATATATTCTCTGTAACTTTTTTCAAGCACTACATTTCT from the Lebetimonas sp. JH292 genome contains:
- the carB gene encoding carbamoyl-phosphate synthase large subunit, with amino-acid sequence MPKREDIHSILLIGSGPIVIGQACEFDYSGVQAAKTLKSLGYRVVLVNSNPATIMTDPEFADATYIEPIIPEVVAKIIEKENIDAILPTMGGQTALNVAMQMYERGMLEGVEFLGANPEAIKKGEDRQAFKEAMLKIGMDLPKSRYAYSLEEAEQAAKEIGFPIIIRASYTLGGLGSGVAYNMEEFKKLAKFGLEASPIGEILIEESLLGWKEYEMEVIRDRNDNCIIVCSIENIDPMGVHTGDSITVAPALTLTDKEYQKMRDASFAILREIGVDTGGSNVQFAVNPDTGRMIVIEMNPRVSRSSALASKATGYPIAKVATLLALGYTLDEIKNDITGTAASFEPTIDYIVTKIPRFTFEKFPQADSTLTTSMKSVGEVMAIGRTFKESLQKAIYSLETGLDGFEKIDCGEDELIKNIRIPNDKRLLYIGEAFRREKSVEEIYEICKIDRWFLNQIKEIIELEKEITLDILENETLLRRAKTYGFSDTMLAKLINKSEEDVYKARKKFGIEIDYNEVDTCAAEFDTTTSYLYSSVNVTKNVPPRKPDFDDKKVLILGGGPNRIGQGIEFDYCCVHAAFALNDLSVKTIMYNCNPETVSTDYDTSDVLYFEPITFERVRNVVELENPHGVIVQFGGQTPLKLAKPLTKINAKIIGTSAEVIDTAEDREKFAEFINTLGLNQPQNGTAFKKEEAFKIANTIGYPVLVRPSYVLGGRAMRIVYNDDELNEYMSEAVKVSEDSPVLIDKFLDRAIELDVDAISDTKDVYIGGIMQHIEEAGIHSGDSACSLPTVSISEEKIKEIENATKKIALKLGVKGLLNIQYALHRDKLYLIEVNPRASRTVPFVSKATGLPLAKVATRVMWNLAYNPEINNGKVLLEALNFYDKFNVVTFDSNVYKPKIHSHIAVKEAVFPFNKLTGADLILGPEMKSTGEVMGISSSFGESFAKSQLAVKFNLPKNGKVFVSLTDLDKEFAPKLARSLKNLGFDIVATSGTYKKIKDAGIEVTKVLKISEGRPNIVDMIKNEEIVLVINTSDNKASKDDAKIIRREVLNQGVPYFTTIAAAFAAVEAIEFLQTNDIKVESLQNYFKK
- the radC gene encoding DNA repair protein RadC; this encodes MSKKISQLESFDKPREKLLSKGPGFLKDYELVAIILGSGVKGKDVIKLSREIVKLLKNDFNSLTVEKLMNIRGLGMAKASTIISAIELSKRYLIKQNKKITSSKDVYDELKEYRNKKQEYFIAIYLDGANHICFKRVITIGTLNQSLVHPREVFAPAIEHRCAGVIVAHNHPSGQLEASGADISVTKRLKESGRLLGIELIDHLIFTQNGFLSFIEEEML